One region of Halomonas huangheensis genomic DNA includes:
- a CDS encoding transporter substrate-binding domain-containing protein: protein MKLHLLTATVLTTALTSITFSAQAEEPLRIGISAEPYPPFTYTSSNGEWTGFEVELANAICDAMQRECEITPTGWSGIIPSLKSGRIDMIMNSMSITEARQRVIDFSSPYYFTPGAYVAATDFTDELPEGLDGKVLGVQSATTNATFARRALRDQDVDVRLYDQAEQVNRDLLAGRLDVILADEIAMREFVERDEADGFEIKATAPHHAAYGEGVGIGVRKDDDALTDSLNTAIAQINADGTCSSLSEQYFGTDVCISDE, encoded by the coding sequence ATGAAACTCCACTTATTGACCGCGACCGTCCTGACCACAGCCCTGACCAGCATCACCTTTTCCGCTCAGGCCGAGGAACCCCTACGCATCGGCATTTCCGCCGAGCCCTATCCGCCATTTACCTACACCTCTTCAAATGGCGAATGGACCGGATTCGAGGTCGAACTGGCCAACGCAATCTGCGACGCCATGCAGCGCGAGTGTGAAATCACGCCCACCGGCTGGAGCGGGATCATTCCTTCGCTGAAATCCGGCCGTATCGACATGATCATGAACTCGATGTCGATCACCGAGGCTCGCCAGCGAGTGATCGACTTCAGTTCCCCGTACTACTTCACGCCCGGTGCCTATGTCGCCGCGACCGACTTTACCGATGAGCTGCCGGAGGGCCTCGACGGCAAGGTACTCGGTGTGCAGAGTGCAACCACCAACGCCACCTTCGCTCGCCGTGCCCTGCGGGACCAGGATGTCGATGTACGCCTGTATGACCAGGCCGAACAGGTCAATCGCGACCTGCTCGCGGGTCGTCTCGACGTGATCCTCGCCGACGAGATTGCCATGCGCGAGTTCGTTGAACGCGATGAAGCTGACGGTTTCGAGATCAAGGCGACTGCGCCTCACCACGCAGCCTATGGTGAGGGGGTCGGCATTGGCGTACGCAAGGACGATGACGCGCTTACCGACTCGCTCAACACCGCTATCGCCCAAATCAATGCCGACGGCACCTGCTCGTCGCTTTCCGAGCAGTACTTCGGTACTGACGTCTGTATCAGCGACGAATGA